The Salmo trutta chromosome 22, fSalTru1.1, whole genome shotgun sequence genome contains the following window.
cacaccttttagttgtctcattaaatgctttcaatatttgtatgtGAATTTCTACAATATATAGTTGATTTGAGGTTTGTAAGTCATACAAATTTGGAGCTATTGACCTTTTAAAATATTGTGTACAAATTTACCATGGGCATTACGATCGGGTCGCGTGCAGCTGCACTCCAAATCGATGATTACTTGGGTGCTTCCAgctgtgggcaggattgaaataaACCCAACCTAAGGAAAACTGTTAAGGTACCCTTCATTCCATGACAATGATTTTTCCTATCATCTTGCAACTCtattttggacgagactgactttatgacaaaATTCTCCTTTTTATACTTTAtggacactagaataaatgtgtCTGACTCCTATCATTGCCACATAGTTCGCTTTCAAAATGAGAagttggtttttaggggcagttgcTCTTTAAATGGTCTTTGTAACCGGCATTAAAAGGCCAAaatacagagtgtacaaaacattaagaacaccttcctaatatttcgTTGCACCCCCTTTTGGCTGGATGtgctttgagtggtggaccattcataatacaaacgggaaactgttgtgtgtaaacccagcagcgttgcagttcttgacacactcaagccagtgtgcctggcacctactgctataccctgttcaaaggcacttaaatatttttgtcTTGCCATTCAGAGACTGAATGGGCACACATATACaatcttaaaaatccttctttaacctgtctcctcccttcactgattgaagtagatttaacaagtgacctcaataagggatcatagctttcacctgaattcacacggtcagtctatgtcatggaaagagaaagtGTTCCTACAATCCGTGTATAAAACCATCAAGATTGAGACTGTTACTATACATTTACAATTACATGCATGACCCGCTCAGCATTTTTTTCATACACATTAGGCAGGAGGAACTAGAAATGTGGGTTTTATGTCAGTTAATATGTTCACTCAGTCTTTCTTGCTCTTTCTTCTTCagtgatgtttatttatttatagccacaaCCAATAACAGCTCAGGTCTCCCTATGTCTGACCTCTGTCTCAATCTCAATTCAGGTGTTTGAGTTTGACACAATCAAAGAGAAGACGTCGGACCAAGTGCATTTCTTCTTCGCCAAGCTAAACTGTCGCCTGTACCGCAAGAAAGACAAGACGACAGAGCTGATCTCAGCCAACCGTCTTTTCGGAGAAAAGTCTCTGGCATTCAGTGAGAATTACCAGAATATCAGTGAGCTGGTGTATGGCGCCAAACTCATGCCACTCAATTTCAAGGTCATTCCCTCTTGCATTTTTCATAGCCTACTGCTTAATTTGGCCTTTTCACACATCACAAATAGCATTTGATATTATGCACTCTTTAATAACAATTACTGTGTGTACAAGAGTTAATTCACTTGTTACTATTATGGACCAGAGTTAAGTAATCAATTAGAGaagtggttcccaactccggtcctccagtacccccaacagcacacatttttgttgttgccccAGAcaaacctgattcaactcattgagggcctgatgatcagttgacaagtagaatcaggtgtgcatGATCGGgggtacaataaaaatgtgtactgttgggggtactcgaggaccggagttgggaacaACTGAATTAGATGTACTGAGGTATTGCTACATGTTATTTATCTGAAGTTACTGCACAGTGTTGAGTAATTCAATTCTAGAGTTACCAAAGTAGTTCAAGGCATGTGACATGGTAGAAGTGTAATTCTGTGAACACGGGTCTTTCAGGAGAAGCCAGAGCTGTCACGGGTGACCATCAACGATTGGATCTCAAACAAGACGGAAAAAAGGATTCAGAACACTTTGCCGGAGGGATCACTGAACTCCAACACTGTGCTGGTCCTGGTCAACACCATCTATTTCAAGGTGAGTTGAGTATATTTTTCTCATACATTTTGTGTTCTGCACTGCCTATGGACGGACAGGCCAAAACAAGTTTCATTTTGGCCACCACCCAGGAACCCATTGCCTTTCATTCAACTGTCGCCTTATTTTTTGCTGTCTCACAGGGTCAGTGGAAAAGCCAATTCGACAAAGACAAAGTCTTCAAGGCCGACTTCTACGTGAGTAAGTCCAAGACGTGCCCAGTGTCCATGATGTACCAGGAGACCAAGTTTCGCTACGGCAGGTTCACTGAAGATAAGGTGCAGCTGCTGGAGCTGCCGTACCGCGGAGAGGGCATCACAATGGTGCTGATCCTACCACTGAAAGGCACACCCTTGTCTGAGGTGGGTCCTGGGTGCCTACTGTCGTCATTTACACTGTTCACTGACAATTATATTTGTACTCCCAAGGTTATTCATGTTTTAGTCATTTGCTATTCATGACACATTAGATCATTTCAACTCATCCTCCATACCACCAATCACACTGAACATCTGCTGTTGTTGTAAGGTGGAAGAGAACCTGGACTTGAAgaagctgactggctggctggataaCATGAGGGAGACCACAGTGTCGGTGCACCTGCCACGCTTCCGCATCGAAGACAGCTTCAGTCTGAAGGAGCAACTTCAGGCCATGGGGCTCGAGGACATCTTCAGCCCCAGGGATGCCAGCCTCTCAGGCATCCTGGAAGATGAGGCAAATAATCTGTACATTTCAGATGCATTCCATAAAGCATTCATAGAGGTATGTACAGGATCCATAAGAATCATATGAAATCCATAAGGATCATCACTTAAAGTATCTGAAAAAAACTATTTGCTAACAGATCAAATGGGCATCAGGTGGGGCACTAGGCCTAATTGG
Protein-coding sequences here:
- the serpinc1 gene encoding antithrombin-III, encoding MRLSKFVWTLGLLLALLSTSQAFKDFCHVKPKDVPLEPKCVYRSPDDEALTVDAKPEKVPENTNPRVWELSKANSRFALSLFKQLSQDKPSEANIFMSPISISTAFAMTKLGACNNTLKQIMNVFEFDTIKEKTSDQVHFFFAKLNCRLYRKKDKTTELISANRLFGEKSLAFSENYQNISELVYGAKLMPLNFKEKPELSRVTINDWISNKTEKRIQNTLPEGSLNSNTVLVLVNTIYFKGQWKSQFDKDKVFKADFYVSKSKTCPVSMMYQETKFRYGRFTEDKVQLLELPYRGEGITMVLILPLKGTPLSEVEENLDLKKLTGWLDNMRETTVSVHLPRFRIEDSFSLKEQLQAMGLEDIFSPRDASLSGILEDEANNLYISDAFHKAFIEVNEEGSKVAAATAVVAIGRSINLNQEVFMANRPFLLLIRESTINTMVFTGRVADPCDP